The stretch of DNA TGTTGTTAAGGCAGATGTAATTTTTACAATAGAAGCTAGGATGGTTCTTAAACCGACAACTCTTCCAATATACTCTTTGGTTGAATTTAGTTGAATGAGGGTTTGGGTGACAATTAAGTGAGACATCGTAAATAATCCAAGGACAAAAACTAAAATAGATGCTGTTGTCTTGAAACTATTAAAATGTAACAAGACAGCTGTTAACGCCATTCCCACCATTGTAAAAACAATCGACCATTGTTTATACATTTTTAAAAAGTATGTGACGACGATTCCAGCGAGTATTCCCCCTACAGCAAAAGAAATATCAAAGACCGAGTATAGTCCGCTGCCTCCTTTAAACACCTTCGCTAACGGTAATAGGATAGTGGTGGTCATTTGAATGCTTATGCTATTCAAAATAGATAAAAATAGGAGATATCTCATTCCGTCTCGATTTTTGATAAATTCCCATCCAGAAAGAAGCTCTGAAAAATATTGTATTTTGTTTTGTTTCTTTTGTTTTGCGTTGATCTGTTTAACTAAATAATAGAGAATGGCAGCTAGCAGGAAGGTCAGCGAGTTAATAAAAAAACTTAGGGATAAGGACAATTTAATCAGTAACACGCCAGAAACCGCAGAACCTACAATTAAGGCACCGTCATTGAGTGAAGAAGATTTGGAGATTACAAAGGGAATATCTTTATCTATAAATGATTCTTTTATGAAAGACTGCTCAGCTGGTTTATAGATGGTGTAACAGACAGCTAATAGGAACTGTAAAAAGTAGATGAAAAGTGTTGATTCGAAATGTGAAAATATCAGAATAGACATGGTCAGAACGATAATGAATCGAAAGATATCTGTCAACACTACAATCCTTTTTGACTGATGGTGATCCACATATACGGAAACAAATGGTGTTAACA from Bacillus sp. SLBN-46 encodes:
- a CDS encoding MFS transporter — its product is MTNNKLPYLLGSMISNFGDGVQQIAIMWYIYHLTGEALSIGVMIAIYYLPSILLTPFVSVYVDHHQSKRIVVLTDIFRFIIVLTMSILIFSHFESTLFIYFLQFLLAVCYTIYKPAEQSFIKESFIDKDIPFVISKSSSLNDGALIVGSAVSGVLLIKLSLSLSFFINSLTFLLAAILYYLVKQINAKQKKQNKIQYFSELLSGWEFIKNRDGMRYLLFLSILNSISIQMTTTILLPLAKVFKGGSGLYSVFDISFAVGGILAGIVVTYFLKMYKQWSIVFTMVGMALTAVLLHFNSFKTTASILVFVLGLFTMSHLIVTQTLIQLNSTKEYIGRVVGLRTILASIVKITSALTTGILISKIGVSHIFLLFSLIIFASCFTLKGLKKVNVPDMV